In Opitutaceae bacterium TAV5, one genomic interval encodes:
- a CDS encoding NADH-quinone oxidoreductase: MRQQGVLLTTFNEIYNWGRTRSIWPLQFGLACCAIEMIAVAAARFDIARFGAEIFRASPRQADLMIVSGTVTKKMAPQVVRIWNQMAEPKYCIAMGACSISGGPFKQGYNVLKGVDRFIPVDVYIPGCPPRPEALLNGLIELQKKIRAEKLTGPDRPRHLRTDNDGAYPVPEYGDHDIVPPHNPAVWRPAASLVRPDKP; the protein is encoded by the coding sequence CTGCGGCAGCAGGGTGTCCTTCTCACCACCTTCAACGAAATCTACAATTGGGGCCGCACCCGTTCCATCTGGCCCCTCCAGTTCGGCCTCGCCTGCTGCGCCATCGAGATGATCGCCGTCGCCGCCGCGCGCTTCGACATCGCCCGCTTCGGCGCCGAGATTTTCCGAGCCTCCCCGCGCCAGGCCGACCTCATGATCGTCTCCGGCACCGTCACCAAAAAAATGGCGCCGCAAGTCGTGCGCATCTGGAACCAGATGGCCGAGCCCAAATACTGCATCGCCATGGGCGCGTGCTCCATCTCCGGCGGCCCCTTCAAGCAAGGCTACAATGTCCTCAAGGGCGTGGACCGCTTCATCCCTGTCGATGTCTACATCCCCGGCTGTCCGCCCCGCCCCGAAGCTCTCCTCAACGGACTGATCGAGCTCCAGAAGAAGATCCGCGCCGAAAAACTCACCGGCCCCGATCGCCCCCGCCACCTTCGCACCGACAACGATGGCGCGTATCCCGTACCCGAATACGGAGATCACGATATCGTCCCGCCGCACAACCCCGCCGTCTGGCGTCCCGCCGCTTCCCTCGTCCGTCCCGACAAACCCTGA
- a CDS encoding NADH-quinone oxidoreductase subunit I translates to MTASDHPYAFLALFVAIAAVFPLALILVAQLWFRVFQPPKPGAEKNAIYECGLPSGGDSWIQFRAHYYLYAILFLIFDVEVLFLLPAAVVFTGLPAAALFVLLAFILLLAEGLVWAWQRGHLEWK, encoded by the coding sequence ATGACCGCCTCCGACCATCCCTATGCCTTTCTCGCGCTCTTCGTCGCCATTGCCGCGGTCTTTCCGCTCGCCCTGATTCTGGTGGCGCAACTCTGGTTCCGGGTTTTCCAGCCGCCCAAACCCGGCGCCGAGAAAAACGCCATCTACGAATGCGGCCTCCCGTCCGGAGGCGATTCGTGGATCCAGTTTCGCGCCCATTATTACCTCTACGCGATCCTCTTCCTGATCTTCGACGTGGAGGTTCTTTTTTTGCTCCCCGCCGCCGTCGTTTTCACCGGCCTGCCCGCCGCCGCGCTTTTCGTGCTCCTCGCCTTCATCCTGCTCCTCGCCGAGGGCCTCGTCTGGGCCTGGCAACGCGGACACCTCGAATGGAAATAA
- a CDS encoding delta-aminolevulinic acid dehydratase, giving the protein MATSNTSFSLDLIHRPRRLRRTASLRALVRETVLTPANLIAPLFVVEGDAPPEEIGSMPGVFRYGIADLVEECRILHNLGVPAVALFPKLDPALKDETGSAALDEDALVLRAVRAVKESVPGITVVTDVALDPYTNHGHDGVLNAAGDDVENDRTVGILTRMAVMQARAGVDLVAPSDMMDGRVGAIRRALDAAGFQQTGVMAYSAKFNSAYYGPFRDAVGSAQAAGTRLLGKATYQLDPANRREAIAEAALDEAEGADIIMVKPAGIYLDIIRDVRERTQKPVAAYQISGEYAQIQAAARLGWLDLARTRDESLLAIRRAGADMILTYFAKETAKALA; this is encoded by the coding sequence ATGGCCACCTCCAACACCTCCTTCTCACTCGACCTGATCCACCGTCCGCGCCGTCTGCGGCGCACGGCCAGCCTCCGCGCCCTCGTGCGCGAGACGGTGCTGACGCCGGCCAACCTCATCGCGCCGCTGTTCGTGGTCGAGGGGGATGCGCCGCCGGAGGAGATCGGCTCGATGCCGGGCGTTTTCCGCTACGGGATCGCCGATCTCGTCGAGGAATGCCGGATATTGCACAATCTTGGCGTGCCGGCCGTGGCGCTGTTTCCGAAGCTCGACCCGGCGCTGAAAGACGAGACCGGCAGCGCGGCGCTGGACGAGGATGCGCTCGTGTTGCGCGCGGTGCGTGCGGTGAAGGAATCGGTGCCGGGCATAACGGTCGTGACCGATGTGGCGCTCGATCCGTACACGAACCACGGCCACGACGGCGTGCTCAACGCCGCGGGCGACGATGTGGAGAACGACCGCACGGTCGGCATCCTGACGCGCATGGCGGTGATGCAGGCGCGGGCGGGCGTGGACCTGGTGGCGCCGAGCGACATGATGGACGGCCGCGTCGGCGCGATCCGGCGCGCGCTGGATGCGGCGGGTTTTCAGCAGACGGGCGTGATGGCGTACTCGGCGAAATTCAACTCGGCCTATTACGGTCCGTTCCGCGACGCGGTCGGCAGCGCGCAGGCGGCGGGCACGCGGTTGCTCGGCAAGGCGACCTACCAGCTCGACCCGGCCAACCGCCGCGAGGCGATCGCGGAGGCGGCGCTCGACGAGGCGGAGGGGGCGGACATCATCATGGTGAAACCGGCCGGCATCTACCTGGACATTATCCGCGACGTGCGCGAACGGACGCAGAAGCCGGTGGCGGCGTACCAGATTTCCGGCGAGTACGCGCAGATCCAGGCGGCGGCGCGGCTGGGCTGGCTGGACCTGGCGCGGACGCGCGACGAGTCGCTGCTGGCGATCCGGCGGGCCGGGGCGGACATGATACTGACGTATTTCGCCAAGGAGACGGCGAAGGCGCTGGCATGA
- a CDS encoding glycosyl transferase family 1 gives MCYACAQKNRAARQRGVAGGVKLRAARGDDSGRPRRAAGRVEARTQPLRMKPLPSMRPLFLLTHEFWPRRGGIATYCEEMARAAALAAGGRGVEVWAPALRPGEPERAGWPFAVRRLPLRGTHDLGCRLAMARFLVGERRRLRRALVHLAEPGPMLAAMLLQPWRTFCPQRMILTFHGSEVLKFHADPVIRLLARRLIRRAWRVSTLTQYARRLLCECFPEAAGKVVLAPGALRSGWEAAGQDGEPDGEGERSSGAAGPDGRRLVVLTVGRLHPRKGQAQTLAALAALPEAWRRRVEYRMAGTTNRPGYEAELREAARRAEAEGLAVRFLGDVPDGELGAAYAEADIFALTSVEHGHSVEGFGLVYLEASAHGLPVVAHAIGGVAEAVHDGETGLLVRPGPGSGELLTEAFARLLGDAALRRRLGAAGRAWARKNSWADSARVLYGEDLD, from the coding sequence TTGTGCTACGCCTGCGCGCAGAAAAACCGAGCGGCGAGACAAAGGGGGGTTGCGGGTGGCGTCAAGCTCCGGGCGGCGCGAGGCGACGATTCGGGCCGGCCGCGGCGGGCGGCGGGCAGGGTGGAGGCGCGGACGCAGCCTCTCCGCATGAAACCTTTGCCGTCCATGCGCCCGCTGTTTTTGCTGACCCACGAATTCTGGCCGCGACGCGGCGGGATCGCCACGTATTGCGAGGAAATGGCCCGGGCAGCGGCGCTGGCGGCGGGAGGACGAGGCGTGGAGGTGTGGGCGCCGGCGTTGCGACCGGGGGAGCCGGAGCGCGCCGGCTGGCCGTTTGCAGTGAGGCGGCTGCCGCTGCGCGGGACGCACGACCTGGGCTGCCGGCTGGCGATGGCGCGGTTTCTGGTGGGCGAGCGGCGGCGGTTGCGGCGGGCGTTGGTGCACCTCGCCGAGCCGGGTCCGATGCTGGCGGCGATGCTGTTGCAGCCATGGCGGACATTTTGCCCGCAACGGATGATCCTGACATTTCACGGCTCGGAGGTGCTGAAATTTCATGCGGACCCGGTGATCCGCCTGCTGGCGCGCCGGCTGATCCGGCGGGCATGGCGGGTGAGCACACTGACGCAGTATGCGCGCCGGTTGTTGTGCGAGTGTTTTCCGGAAGCGGCGGGCAAGGTGGTGCTCGCGCCGGGGGCGCTGCGGAGCGGATGGGAGGCTGCCGGGCAGGACGGTGAACCAGACGGCGAAGGGGAGCGGAGCAGCGGTGCCGCCGGTCCGGACGGGCGGCGGCTGGTGGTCCTGACGGTGGGGCGGCTGCATCCGCGCAAGGGGCAGGCACAGACACTGGCCGCGCTGGCGGCTCTGCCGGAGGCGTGGCGGCGGCGGGTGGAATACCGGATGGCGGGGACGACCAACCGGCCGGGCTACGAGGCGGAATTGCGCGAAGCGGCGCGGCGGGCCGAGGCGGAAGGGCTGGCGGTGCGCTTCCTGGGCGACGTGCCGGACGGGGAACTGGGCGCGGCGTATGCGGAGGCGGATATTTTTGCGCTCACGTCGGTGGAGCACGGACACAGCGTGGAAGGATTCGGGCTGGTCTATCTCGAGGCGTCGGCGCACGGCTTGCCGGTCGTGGCGCACGCTATCGGCGGGGTGGCGGAGGCGGTGCACGACGGGGAGACGGGTTTGCTCGTCCGGCCGGGACCGGGATCGGGTGAGTTGCTGACGGAAGCGTTTGCGCGGCTGCTCGGGGATGCGGCATTGCGGCGGCGGCTGGGCGCGGCGGGGCGCGCGTGGGCCCGGAAAAATTCATGGGCGGACTCGGCGCGGGTGCTGTACGGGGAAGACCTCGACTGA
- a CDS encoding glycosyl transferase family 1 translates to MKICILQDFLRNGGTERQTVLLARAFAAEGHAVTVLTFRPGGVLAAGLAETGGRTPAEHGPEAHATSESGAGCPCHVAGGTPAPQRPRHEVLQPFDTRINGFAPGLARRLRRIAPDVVLCMGRMANGRGALVKRTLPGAVVVGTLRTGKALQRAFRESLHAVDHVVANSGDSAETLTRVQGVPAERVSVIYNGLVFPADAGGDSRGRDSGAGDAIGSGAEQAGGVEKLSATKAPGAVVLLCVGMFRPEKNQRALIEAAARLPKNPAWELWLAGEGPARAECEALARRLGMAERVRFFGFLADPAPLYRAADVAVLASRAESLSNFLIEAQAHGLPAVAAEVTGARECLREGVSGVVVPAGDAAAMAAAWRVYIENPDTRRAAGEAARAFARATFDPARQTAAYLDLFARLRNRPAGRAPRG, encoded by the coding sequence ATGAAGATCTGCATCCTCCAGGATTTTTTGCGCAATGGCGGCACCGAGCGGCAGACGGTGCTGCTCGCCCGGGCATTCGCGGCGGAGGGGCATGCGGTGACGGTGCTGACGTTCCGGCCCGGCGGCGTGCTGGCGGCAGGGCTGGCGGAAACGGGCGGGAGGACGCCCGCGGAACACGGGCCGGAAGCCCATGCCACGTCGGAATCAGGGGCAGGATGCCCATGCCACGTTGCGGGCGGGACGCCCGCGCCACAGCGCCCGCGGCACGAGGTGTTGCAGCCGTTCGACACGCGGATCAACGGCTTCGCCCCGGGGCTGGCGCGGCGGCTGCGGCGGATCGCGCCGGATGTGGTGCTGTGCATGGGGCGGATGGCGAATGGCCGGGGCGCGCTCGTGAAGCGGACACTGCCGGGCGCGGTGGTCGTGGGAACGCTTCGCACGGGCAAGGCGTTGCAGCGGGCGTTCCGGGAATCGCTGCACGCGGTCGATCACGTGGTGGCCAACAGCGGCGACTCGGCGGAGACGTTGACGCGGGTGCAGGGCGTGCCGGCGGAGCGGGTCTCGGTGATTTACAACGGGCTGGTGTTCCCGGCGGATGCCGGAGGCGATTCGAGGGGGCGCGACAGCGGCGCAGGAGACGCTATCGGTAGCGGGGCGGAGCAGGCGGGCGGAGTGGAAAAACTGTCCGCGACGAAGGCGCCGGGAGCGGTCGTCTTGCTGTGCGTCGGCATGTTTCGTCCGGAGAAAAACCAGCGGGCGCTGATCGAGGCGGCGGCGCGGTTGCCAAAAAATCCGGCGTGGGAACTGTGGCTGGCGGGCGAGGGGCCGGCGCGCGCGGAGTGCGAGGCGCTGGCGCGGCGACTGGGGATGGCGGAGCGGGTGAGGTTTTTCGGGTTTCTGGCCGATCCGGCGCCGCTTTACCGGGCGGCGGATGTGGCGGTGCTGGCGTCGCGGGCGGAGTCGTTGTCCAATTTTCTGATCGAGGCGCAGGCGCACGGGTTGCCGGCGGTGGCCGCGGAGGTGACGGGAGCGCGCGAGTGCCTGCGCGAGGGCGTCAGCGGAGTGGTGGTGCCGGCGGGCGACGCGGCGGCGATGGCGGCGGCGTGGCGGGTGTATATCGAAAATCCGGATACGCGCCGCGCCGCGGGGGAGGCGGCGCGGGCGTTCGCGCGGGCGACCTTCGATCCGGCGCGGCAGACGGCGGCGTACCTGGACCTGTTCGCACGGCTGCGGAACAGGCCGGCGGGGCGGGCGCCGCGGGGATAG
- a CDS encoding beta-lactamase codes for MVTEHAPLEDELGDVLEKALRCAGLTEAALAERTGIDRERIADAIAWRNELSPEECRALAAALSLNEVGVQALAAGKYPLPQITGLPFCLYPLRMTHGIGVTNAYIVADCRQDHGVLFDTGNDPGALQRQWPAAITRLDAVFITHAEREHLGGLPEVRRRFGAVPVFAPVESGVPGATEIGEGSRLVFGAAEVEVLATPGHAEAHHCYIVRAPRACKGVPLLVSGDLLFAGSVGGAYFCTKRLKAHLARVLAALPPEAVVAPGHGPLTTIGNERACNPFVV; via the coding sequence ATGGTCACCGAACACGCACCGCTGGAAGACGAACTGGGCGACGTGCTGGAAAAGGCCCTCCGTTGCGCCGGGCTGACGGAGGCGGCCTTGGCCGAGCGCACGGGCATCGACCGCGAACGCATCGCCGACGCCATCGCCTGGCGCAACGAACTGTCGCCGGAGGAATGCCGCGCGCTGGCGGCGGCGTTGTCGCTCAACGAGGTGGGCGTGCAGGCGCTGGCCGCCGGAAAGTATCCGTTGCCGCAGATCACCGGCCTCCCGTTTTGCCTGTATCCGTTGCGCATGACGCACGGGATCGGTGTCACCAACGCCTACATCGTGGCGGATTGCCGGCAGGACCACGGCGTGCTGTTCGACACGGGCAACGATCCGGGTGCGCTGCAACGCCAGTGGCCGGCGGCGATCACGCGGCTGGATGCCGTGTTCATCACCCATGCGGAACGCGAACACCTCGGCGGCCTGCCGGAAGTGCGGCGGCGGTTCGGCGCGGTGCCGGTCTTCGCACCGGTGGAGTCGGGCGTCCCGGGTGCGACCGAAATCGGCGAGGGCTCGCGGCTGGTTTTTGGCGCGGCGGAAGTCGAGGTGCTGGCGACGCCCGGCCATGCCGAGGCGCACCACTGTTACATCGTGCGCGCCCCCCGGGCCTGCAAGGGCGTGCCGCTGCTGGTGTCGGGCGACCTCCTGTTCGCCGGTTCGGTGGGCGGGGCCTATTTTTGTACGAAGCGGCTGAAAGCCCATCTGGCGCGTGTGCTCGCCGCGCTGCCGCCCGAAGCGGTGGTGGCGCCCGGACACGGCCCGCTGACGACGATCGGCAATGAACGGGCCTGCAACCCGTTTGTGGTTTGA
- a CDS encoding DNA-directed RNA polymerase subunit omega has protein sequence MRDDYLKEAQKVITDPNLLINVVSRRVKQLRRGHRPLVESLEKLAPEDIALREIIEGKITYEVAA, from the coding sequence ATGAGAGACGATTACCTGAAAGAAGCGCAAAAGGTCATTACCGACCCCAACCTGCTCATCAACGTGGTGTCCCGCCGCGTCAAGCAGCTCCGGCGCGGTCATCGCCCGCTGGTGGAGTCACTTGAAAAACTCGCTCCCGAGGACATCGCCCTGCGCGAGATCATCGAGGGCAAGATCACTTACGAGGTGGCCGCCTGA
- a CDS encoding single-stranded DNA-binding protein — translation MCAARKKDSKRYTEVRNAKALRDYTVEERFEAGIQLRGTEVKSIRAGRAQINDAFGRFEKGELWLYNAHIEEYAFGSIYNHDARRIRKLLLHKHQIRKIAQALQVGGRALVPLRMYFKEALVKVELAIGMGKKLYDKRDDMRKREQVMEVKKAFKYRM, via the coding sequence ATGTGTGCCGCCAGGAAGAAAGATTCGAAACGCTATACGGAAGTCCGCAACGCCAAGGCGCTGCGCGACTACACGGTGGAGGAGCGTTTCGAGGCGGGCATCCAGCTCAGGGGCACCGAGGTCAAGTCGATCCGCGCCGGCCGGGCGCAGATCAACGATGCCTTCGGCCGCTTCGAGAAAGGGGAACTCTGGCTCTACAACGCGCATATCGAGGAGTACGCGTTCGGCAGCATTTACAACCACGATGCCCGGCGCATCCGGAAACTGCTTCTGCACAAGCACCAGATCCGGAAGATCGCGCAGGCGTTGCAGGTGGGGGGCCGGGCGCTGGTGCCGTTGCGGATGTACTTCAAGGAAGCGCTGGTGAAGGTCGAACTCGCGATCGGCATGGGCAAGAAACTTTATGACAAGCGCGACGACATGCGGAAGCGCGAGCAGGTGATGGAGGTAAAAAAGGCTTTCAAGTATCGAATGTAA